Proteins found in one Miscanthus floridulus cultivar M001 chromosome 4, ASM1932011v1, whole genome shotgun sequence genomic segment:
- the LOC136549811 gene encoding lysine-specific demethylase JMJ26-like isoform X4: MTAVELRIGPLDWAMDEEVEDESPGVGDEDGTDEDWVLDMERKGRRKRNRSSPRRRPRPKRRRSAPAVAPEPASPGKSPWEPCPGTAEPSPEEGFNAAATAAAAEGVKEEEDEEDGLRKEEGENVAPSTSGRGGGGRKPRRSCHQCKTVRSPEETMMIRCQRCVKTIYCVRCVTNRYTMMSVDDVREQCPFCRGLCTCTPCLNKDKQLGLESLRKCNSNVSSKREKRPTSAGVKSPQARSAAPCTEATGLSFVTTNGMNNVSAMLAEVDTSDVRAEEVDPETKRKYASYLLHYLLPCLTQLNKDQMDEREAEAKIQGLQLSELIVEKAVSWNDERVFCNNCRTSIFDLHRSCSSCPYELCITCCKELRGNCLKINCQEGLIPKDKSRGVDYMHGGDCKPPNNSENDRETGLSSYQSKSIKWEADPGGTIRCPPSELGGCGNHVLELKQIFETDRLSKLEMEALRLRNQIEPSDIISIDICECSCSTNHASSRKAATRENSTDNYIYCPISDDGKPDGLKHFQKHWVKGEPVIVQGVHNKMKDFCVQKNKMSELSWEPEKMWAEVHGANSSSQMKTVKTIDCMSCCEVEICAEDFFNGYYHGRMYLNGWPEMLKLKDWPTSDHFENILPSHGTTYINSLPFQPYTNLKSGLLNVSALLPGDILKLDMGPKSFIAYGYAQELIRGDSVTKLHCDLSDAVNVLMHIAEVEPSEEQKKGIRNLKIRHAEQDKKKCLGNSSIDGNETSMEHAHISSVSCEDDEAGALWDIFRREDVGKLKEYLIKHSKEFRHMYCCPVEKIFNPVHEEKFYLTNKHKRELKKEYGIEPWTFVQRLGDAVFIPAGCPHQVRNLKSCTKIALDFVSPENIQQCLSLTEDFRILPVGHRAKEDKLEGTYIVHNVNIGISRERFWYS; this comes from the exons ATGACGGCGGTGGAGCTCAGGATCGGGCCGCTGGACTGGGCGATGGATGAGGAGGTGGAGGACGAGAGCCCGGGGGTGGGAGATGAGGATGGCACGGACGAGGACTGGGTTCTCGATATGGAGAGGAAGGGAAGGAGAAAGCGGAATAGGTCCTCGCCTCGGAGACGCCCGAGACCCAAGCGGCGGCGCTCCGCTCCGGCGGTGGCGCCCGAGCCGGCGTCGCCCGGGAAGTCACCGTGGGAGCCATGCCCGGGGACAGCCGAGCCTTCGCCAGAAGAGGGCTTCAATGCTgctgcgacggcggcggcggcggagggagtCAAGGAGGAGGAAGACGAGGAAGACGGGTtgaggaaggaggaaggggagAACGTGGCTCCGAGCACCAGTGGCAGAGGCGGCGGAGGGAGGAAGCCTAGGAGGTCGTGCCACCAGTGCAAGACGGTCAGGAgtccggaggagacgatgatgaTCAGGTGCCAGCGCTGTGTCAAGACGATCTACTGCGTCCGCTGCGTCACGAACAG GTACACGATGATGTCAGTGGACGATGTTAGGGAGCAGTGCCCCTTCTGCCGTGGACTCTGCACCTGTACCCCATGCCTTAACAAGGATAAGCAGCTTGGACTCGAG AGCTTGAGGAAATGCAATAGCAATGTATCATCTAAAAGGGAAAAGAGGCCCACTTCTGCAGGTGTGAAATCACCCCAGGCTCGCAGTGCAGCACCGTGTACTGAAGCAACTGGACTCTCCTTTGTGACGACAAATGGGATGAATAATGTGTCTGCCATGTTGGCTGAGGTGGATACATCAGATGTGAGGGCTGAGGAGGTTGATCCTGAAACAAAACGCAAATATGCCAGCTACCTGTTGCACTACCTGTTGCCATGTTTAACACAACTCAACAAGGACCAGATGGATGAAAGAGAAGCAGAAGCCAAAATTCAAG GATTGCAATTGTCGGAATTGATTGTTGAGAAAGCTGTCTCCTGGAATGATGAGAGGGTGTTCTG TAACAATTGCAGAACGTCAATATTTGATCTACATAGAAGCTGCTCAAGCTGCCCGTACGAGTTATGCATCACTTGTTGTAAGGAGCTCCGTGGAAATTGTCTTAAGATCAATTGTCAGGAGGGACTGATACCTAAGGATAAAAGTAGAGGAGTTGACTATATGCATGGTGGTGATTGTAAGCCACCTAATAATTCAGAAAATGACAGAGAAACAGGTTTGTCTAGTTACCAATCTAAGTCTATCAAGTGGGAAGCTGATCCTGGGGGGACCATTCGTTGCCCTCCATCTGAACTTGGTGGGTGTGGTAACCATGTCCTTGAGTTGAAACAAATTTTTGAAACAGATAGGTTAAGTAAGCTCGAAATGGAGGCATTGCGACTGAGGAACCAGATAGAACCTTCTGATATTATCAGTATAGATATATGTGAATGCTCATGTTCAACTAATCATGCAAGTTCAAGGAAAGCTGCCACCAGAGAGAACTCCACAGATAACTACATATACTGTCCAATATCAGATGATGGTAAGCCAGATGGTCTCAAGCACTTCCAAAAGCACTGGGTGAAAGGAGAGCCTGTAATAGTGCAAGGGGTGCACAATAAAATGAAAGATTTTTgcgttcaaaaaaataaaatgtcTGAATTGAGCTGGGAGCCTGAAAAAATGTGGGCTGAAGTACATGGTGCCAATTCTAGTTCTCAGATGAAAACTGTGAAAACCATCGACTGTATGTCTTGCTGTGAG GTTGAGATATGCGCTGAGGACTTTTTCAATGGGTATTATCATGGTCGGATGTATCTTAATGGTTGGCCTGAAATGCTTAAATTGAAGGATTGGCCTACTTCAGACCATTTTGAAAATATTTTGCCTTCCCACGGAACGACATACATCAATTCTTTGCCTTTTCAACCTTACACAAATTTGAAATCTGGTTTGCTAAATGTCTCTGCATTGCTTCCTGGTGACATCTTAAAGCTTGACATGGGCCCAAAATCATTTATAGCTTATGGCTATGCACAGGAACTCATTAGAGGAGATTCTGTTACAAAGCTTCATTGTGATTTGTCTGATGCG GTTAATGTTTTGATGCATATTGCCGAAGTTGAGCCTTCTGAAGAACAAAAAAAGGGGATAAGAAATTTGAAAATAAGGCATGCAGAACAGGATAAAAAGAAATGTTTGGGGAATTCATCAATAGATGGAAATGAAACAAGCATGGAGCATGCTCATATATCATCAGTTTCCTGCGAGGATGATGAAGCAGGTGCACTATGGGATATTTTCAGGCGGGAGGATGTTGGAAAGCTGAAAGAGTACCTCATAAAACATTCCAAAGAATTTCGCCATATGTACTGTTGTCCAGTTGAAAAG ATATTTAACCCTGTACATGAGGAAAAATTCTATCTGACCAACAAACACAAGAGGGAGCTCAAGAAGGAGTATG GAATCGAGCCATGGACCTTTGTGCAAAGACTTGGAGATGCAGTTTTTATACCTGCTGGGTGTCCTCATCAAGTACGGAATCTAAAG TCTTGCACCAAGATTGCTCTGGATTTTGTATCACCAGAGAACATTCAGCAGTGTCTCAGCTTAACCGAGGATTTCCGAATACTTCCAGTGGGCCACAGGGCAAAAGAAGATAAACTAGAG
- the LOC136549811 gene encoding lysine-specific demethylase JMJ26-like isoform X7 — protein sequence MTAVELRIGPLDWAMDEEVEDESPGVGDEDGTDEDWVLDMERKGRRKRNRSSPRRRPRPKRRRSAPAVAPEPASPGKSPWEPCPGTAEPSPEEGFNAAATAAAAEGVKEEEDEEDGLRKEEGENVAPSTSGRGGGGRKPRRSCHQCKTVRSPEETMMIRCQRCVKTIYCVRCVTNRYTMMSVDDVREQCPFCRGLCTCTPCLNKDKQLGLESLRKCNSNVSSKREKRPTSAGVKSPQARSAAPCTEATGLSFVTTNGMNNVSAMLAEVDTSDVRAEEVDPETKRKYASYLLHYLLPCLTQLNKDQMDEREAEAKIQGLQLSELIVEKAVSWNDERVFCNNCRTSIFDLHRSCSSCPYELCITCCKELRGNCLKINCQEGLIPKDKSRGVDYMHGGDCKPPNNSENDRETGLSSYQSKSIKWEADPGGTIRCPPSELGGCGNHVLELKQIFETDRLSKLEMEALRLRNQIEPSDIISIDICECSCSTNHASSRKAATRENSTDNYIYCPISDDGKPDGLKHFQKHWVKGEPVIVQGVHNKMKDFCVQKNKMSELSWEPEKMWAEVHGANSSSQMKTVKTIDCMSCCEVEICAEDFFNGYYHGRMYLNGWPEMLKLKDWPTSDHFENILPSHGTTYINSLPFQPYTNLKSGLLNVSALLPGDILKLDMGPKSFIAYGYAQELIRGDSVTKLHCDLSDAVNVLMHIAEVEPSEEQKKGIRNLKIRHAEQDKKKCLGNSSIDGNETSMEHAHISSVSCEDDEAGALWDIFRREDVGKLKEYLIKHSKEFRHMYCCPVEKIFNPVHEEKFYLTNKHKRELKKEYGIEPWTFVQRLGDAVFIPAGCPHQVRNLKSCTKIALDFVSPENIQQCLSLTEDFRILPVGHRAKEDKLEVRHSLEG from the exons ATGACGGCGGTGGAGCTCAGGATCGGGCCGCTGGACTGGGCGATGGATGAGGAGGTGGAGGACGAGAGCCCGGGGGTGGGAGATGAGGATGGCACGGACGAGGACTGGGTTCTCGATATGGAGAGGAAGGGAAGGAGAAAGCGGAATAGGTCCTCGCCTCGGAGACGCCCGAGACCCAAGCGGCGGCGCTCCGCTCCGGCGGTGGCGCCCGAGCCGGCGTCGCCCGGGAAGTCACCGTGGGAGCCATGCCCGGGGACAGCCGAGCCTTCGCCAGAAGAGGGCTTCAATGCTgctgcgacggcggcggcggcggagggagtCAAGGAGGAGGAAGACGAGGAAGACGGGTtgaggaaggaggaaggggagAACGTGGCTCCGAGCACCAGTGGCAGAGGCGGCGGAGGGAGGAAGCCTAGGAGGTCGTGCCACCAGTGCAAGACGGTCAGGAgtccggaggagacgatgatgaTCAGGTGCCAGCGCTGTGTCAAGACGATCTACTGCGTCCGCTGCGTCACGAACAG GTACACGATGATGTCAGTGGACGATGTTAGGGAGCAGTGCCCCTTCTGCCGTGGACTCTGCACCTGTACCCCATGCCTTAACAAGGATAAGCAGCTTGGACTCGAG AGCTTGAGGAAATGCAATAGCAATGTATCATCTAAAAGGGAAAAGAGGCCCACTTCTGCAGGTGTGAAATCACCCCAGGCTCGCAGTGCAGCACCGTGTACTGAAGCAACTGGACTCTCCTTTGTGACGACAAATGGGATGAATAATGTGTCTGCCATGTTGGCTGAGGTGGATACATCAGATGTGAGGGCTGAGGAGGTTGATCCTGAAACAAAACGCAAATATGCCAGCTACCTGTTGCACTACCTGTTGCCATGTTTAACACAACTCAACAAGGACCAGATGGATGAAAGAGAAGCAGAAGCCAAAATTCAAG GATTGCAATTGTCGGAATTGATTGTTGAGAAAGCTGTCTCCTGGAATGATGAGAGGGTGTTCTG TAACAATTGCAGAACGTCAATATTTGATCTACATAGAAGCTGCTCAAGCTGCCCGTACGAGTTATGCATCACTTGTTGTAAGGAGCTCCGTGGAAATTGTCTTAAGATCAATTGTCAGGAGGGACTGATACCTAAGGATAAAAGTAGAGGAGTTGACTATATGCATGGTGGTGATTGTAAGCCACCTAATAATTCAGAAAATGACAGAGAAACAGGTTTGTCTAGTTACCAATCTAAGTCTATCAAGTGGGAAGCTGATCCTGGGGGGACCATTCGTTGCCCTCCATCTGAACTTGGTGGGTGTGGTAACCATGTCCTTGAGTTGAAACAAATTTTTGAAACAGATAGGTTAAGTAAGCTCGAAATGGAGGCATTGCGACTGAGGAACCAGATAGAACCTTCTGATATTATCAGTATAGATATATGTGAATGCTCATGTTCAACTAATCATGCAAGTTCAAGGAAAGCTGCCACCAGAGAGAACTCCACAGATAACTACATATACTGTCCAATATCAGATGATGGTAAGCCAGATGGTCTCAAGCACTTCCAAAAGCACTGGGTGAAAGGAGAGCCTGTAATAGTGCAAGGGGTGCACAATAAAATGAAAGATTTTTgcgttcaaaaaaataaaatgtcTGAATTGAGCTGGGAGCCTGAAAAAATGTGGGCTGAAGTACATGGTGCCAATTCTAGTTCTCAGATGAAAACTGTGAAAACCATCGACTGTATGTCTTGCTGTGAG GTTGAGATATGCGCTGAGGACTTTTTCAATGGGTATTATCATGGTCGGATGTATCTTAATGGTTGGCCTGAAATGCTTAAATTGAAGGATTGGCCTACTTCAGACCATTTTGAAAATATTTTGCCTTCCCACGGAACGACATACATCAATTCTTTGCCTTTTCAACCTTACACAAATTTGAAATCTGGTTTGCTAAATGTCTCTGCATTGCTTCCTGGTGACATCTTAAAGCTTGACATGGGCCCAAAATCATTTATAGCTTATGGCTATGCACAGGAACTCATTAGAGGAGATTCTGTTACAAAGCTTCATTGTGATTTGTCTGATGCG GTTAATGTTTTGATGCATATTGCCGAAGTTGAGCCTTCTGAAGAACAAAAAAAGGGGATAAGAAATTTGAAAATAAGGCATGCAGAACAGGATAAAAAGAAATGTTTGGGGAATTCATCAATAGATGGAAATGAAACAAGCATGGAGCATGCTCATATATCATCAGTTTCCTGCGAGGATGATGAAGCAGGTGCACTATGGGATATTTTCAGGCGGGAGGATGTTGGAAAGCTGAAAGAGTACCTCATAAAACATTCCAAAGAATTTCGCCATATGTACTGTTGTCCAGTTGAAAAG ATATTTAACCCTGTACATGAGGAAAAATTCTATCTGACCAACAAACACAAGAGGGAGCTCAAGAAGGAGTATG GAATCGAGCCATGGACCTTTGTGCAAAGACTTGGAGATGCAGTTTTTATACCTGCTGGGTGTCCTCATCAAGTACGGAATCTAAAG TCTTGCACCAAGATTGCTCTGGATTTTGTATCACCAGAGAACATTCAGCAGTGTCTCAGCTTAACCGAGGATTTCCGAATACTTCCAGTGGGCCACAGGGCAAAAGAAGATAAACTAGAG
- the LOC136549811 gene encoding lysine-specific demethylase JMJ26-like isoform X9 — translation MTAVELRIGPLDWAMDEEVEDESPGVGDEDGTDEDWVLDMERKGRRKRNRSSPRRRPRPKRRRSAPAVAPEPASPGKSPWEPCPGTAEPSPEEGFNAAATAAAAEGVKEEEDEEDGLRKEEGENVAPSTSGRGGGGRKPRRSCHQCKTVRSPEETMMIRCQRCVKTIYCVRCVTNRYTMMSVDDVREQCPFCRGLCTCTPCLNKDKQLGLESLRKCNSNVSSKREKRPTSAGVKSPQARSAAPCTEATGLSFVTTNGMNNVSAMLAEVDTSDVRAEEVDPETKRKYASYLLHYLLPCLTQLNKDQMDEREAEAKIQGLQLSELIVEKAVSWNDERVFCNNCRTSIFDLHRSCSSCPYELCITCCKELRGNCLKINCQEGLIPKDKSRGVDYMHGGDCKPPNNSENDRETGLSSYQSKSIKWEADPGGTIRCPPSELGGCGNHVLELKQIFETDRLSKLEMEALRLRNQIEPSDIISIDICECSCSTNHASSRKAATRENSTDNYIYCPISDDGKPDGLKHFQKHWVKGEPVIVQGVHNKMKDFCVQKNKMSELSWEPEKMWAEVHGANSSSQMKTVKTIDCMSCCEVEICAEDFFNGYYHGRMYLNGWPEMLKLKDWPTSDHFENILPSHGTTYINSLPFQPYTNLKSGLLNVSALLPGDILKLDMGPKSFIAYGYAQELIRGDSVTKLHCDLSDAVNVLMHIAEVEPSEEQKKGIRNLKIRHAEQDKKKCLGNSSIDGNETSMEHAHISSVSCEDDEAGALWDIFRREDVGKLKEYLIKHSKEFRHMYCCPVEKIFNPVHEEKFYLTNKHKRELKKEYGIEPWTFVQRLGDAVFIPAGCPHQVRNLKSCTKIALDFVSPENIQQCLSLTEDFRILPVGHRAKEDKLEPSM, via the exons ATGACGGCGGTGGAGCTCAGGATCGGGCCGCTGGACTGGGCGATGGATGAGGAGGTGGAGGACGAGAGCCCGGGGGTGGGAGATGAGGATGGCACGGACGAGGACTGGGTTCTCGATATGGAGAGGAAGGGAAGGAGAAAGCGGAATAGGTCCTCGCCTCGGAGACGCCCGAGACCCAAGCGGCGGCGCTCCGCTCCGGCGGTGGCGCCCGAGCCGGCGTCGCCCGGGAAGTCACCGTGGGAGCCATGCCCGGGGACAGCCGAGCCTTCGCCAGAAGAGGGCTTCAATGCTgctgcgacggcggcggcggcggagggagtCAAGGAGGAGGAAGACGAGGAAGACGGGTtgaggaaggaggaaggggagAACGTGGCTCCGAGCACCAGTGGCAGAGGCGGCGGAGGGAGGAAGCCTAGGAGGTCGTGCCACCAGTGCAAGACGGTCAGGAgtccggaggagacgatgatgaTCAGGTGCCAGCGCTGTGTCAAGACGATCTACTGCGTCCGCTGCGTCACGAACAG GTACACGATGATGTCAGTGGACGATGTTAGGGAGCAGTGCCCCTTCTGCCGTGGACTCTGCACCTGTACCCCATGCCTTAACAAGGATAAGCAGCTTGGACTCGAG AGCTTGAGGAAATGCAATAGCAATGTATCATCTAAAAGGGAAAAGAGGCCCACTTCTGCAGGTGTGAAATCACCCCAGGCTCGCAGTGCAGCACCGTGTACTGAAGCAACTGGACTCTCCTTTGTGACGACAAATGGGATGAATAATGTGTCTGCCATGTTGGCTGAGGTGGATACATCAGATGTGAGGGCTGAGGAGGTTGATCCTGAAACAAAACGCAAATATGCCAGCTACCTGTTGCACTACCTGTTGCCATGTTTAACACAACTCAACAAGGACCAGATGGATGAAAGAGAAGCAGAAGCCAAAATTCAAG GATTGCAATTGTCGGAATTGATTGTTGAGAAAGCTGTCTCCTGGAATGATGAGAGGGTGTTCTG TAACAATTGCAGAACGTCAATATTTGATCTACATAGAAGCTGCTCAAGCTGCCCGTACGAGTTATGCATCACTTGTTGTAAGGAGCTCCGTGGAAATTGTCTTAAGATCAATTGTCAGGAGGGACTGATACCTAAGGATAAAAGTAGAGGAGTTGACTATATGCATGGTGGTGATTGTAAGCCACCTAATAATTCAGAAAATGACAGAGAAACAGGTTTGTCTAGTTACCAATCTAAGTCTATCAAGTGGGAAGCTGATCCTGGGGGGACCATTCGTTGCCCTCCATCTGAACTTGGTGGGTGTGGTAACCATGTCCTTGAGTTGAAACAAATTTTTGAAACAGATAGGTTAAGTAAGCTCGAAATGGAGGCATTGCGACTGAGGAACCAGATAGAACCTTCTGATATTATCAGTATAGATATATGTGAATGCTCATGTTCAACTAATCATGCAAGTTCAAGGAAAGCTGCCACCAGAGAGAACTCCACAGATAACTACATATACTGTCCAATATCAGATGATGGTAAGCCAGATGGTCTCAAGCACTTCCAAAAGCACTGGGTGAAAGGAGAGCCTGTAATAGTGCAAGGGGTGCACAATAAAATGAAAGATTTTTgcgttcaaaaaaataaaatgtcTGAATTGAGCTGGGAGCCTGAAAAAATGTGGGCTGAAGTACATGGTGCCAATTCTAGTTCTCAGATGAAAACTGTGAAAACCATCGACTGTATGTCTTGCTGTGAG GTTGAGATATGCGCTGAGGACTTTTTCAATGGGTATTATCATGGTCGGATGTATCTTAATGGTTGGCCTGAAATGCTTAAATTGAAGGATTGGCCTACTTCAGACCATTTTGAAAATATTTTGCCTTCCCACGGAACGACATACATCAATTCTTTGCCTTTTCAACCTTACACAAATTTGAAATCTGGTTTGCTAAATGTCTCTGCATTGCTTCCTGGTGACATCTTAAAGCTTGACATGGGCCCAAAATCATTTATAGCTTATGGCTATGCACAGGAACTCATTAGAGGAGATTCTGTTACAAAGCTTCATTGTGATTTGTCTGATGCG GTTAATGTTTTGATGCATATTGCCGAAGTTGAGCCTTCTGAAGAACAAAAAAAGGGGATAAGAAATTTGAAAATAAGGCATGCAGAACAGGATAAAAAGAAATGTTTGGGGAATTCATCAATAGATGGAAATGAAACAAGCATGGAGCATGCTCATATATCATCAGTTTCCTGCGAGGATGATGAAGCAGGTGCACTATGGGATATTTTCAGGCGGGAGGATGTTGGAAAGCTGAAAGAGTACCTCATAAAACATTCCAAAGAATTTCGCCATATGTACTGTTGTCCAGTTGAAAAG ATATTTAACCCTGTACATGAGGAAAAATTCTATCTGACCAACAAACACAAGAGGGAGCTCAAGAAGGAGTATG GAATCGAGCCATGGACCTTTGTGCAAAGACTTGGAGATGCAGTTTTTATACCTGCTGGGTGTCCTCATCAAGTACGGAATCTAAAG TCTTGCACCAAGATTGCTCTGGATTTTGTATCACCAGAGAACATTCAGCAGTGTCTCAGCTTAACCGAGGATTTCCGAATACTTCCAGTGGGCCACAGGGCAAAAGAAGATAAACTAGAG
- the LOC136549811 gene encoding lysine-specific demethylase JMJ26-like isoform X2: MTAVELRIGPLDWAMDEEVEDESPGVGDEDGTDEDWVLDMERKGRRKRNRSSPRRRPRPKRRRSAPAVAPEPASPGKSPWEPCPGTAEPSPEEGFNAAATAAAAEGVKEEEDEEDGLRKEEGENVAPSTSGRGGGGRKPRRSCHQCKTVRSPEETMMIRCQRCVKTIYCVRCVTNRYTMMSVDDVREQCPFCRGLCTCTPCLNKDKQLGLESLRKCNSNVSSKREKRPTSAGVKSPQARSAAPCTEATGLSFVTTNGMNNVSAMLAEVDTSDVRAEEVDPETKRKYASYLLHYLLPCLTQLNKDQMDEREAEAKIQGLQLSELIVEKAVSWNDERVFCNNCRTSIFDLHRSCSSCPYELCITCCKELRGNCLKINCQEGLIPKDKSRGVDYMHGGDCKPPNNSENDRETGLSSYQSKSIKWEADPGGTIRCPPSELGGCGNHVLELKQIFETDRLSKLEMEALRLRNQIEPSDIISIDICECSCSTNHASSRKAATRENSTDNYIYCPISDDGKPDGLKHFQKHWVKGEPVIVQGVHNKMKDFCVQKNKMSELSWEPEKMWAEVHGANSSSQMKTVKTIDCMSCCEVEICAEDFFNGYYHGRMYLNGWPEMLKLKDWPTSDHFENILPSHGTTYINSLPFQPYTNLKSGLLNVSALLPGDILKLDMGPKSFIAYGYAQELIRGDSVTKLHCDLSDAVNVLMHIAEVEPSEEQKKGIRNLKIRHAEQDKKKCLGNSSIDGNETSMEHAHISSVSCEDDEAGALWDIFRREDVGKLKEYLIKHSKEFRHMYCCPVEKIFNPVHEEKFYLTNKHKRELKKEYGIEPWTFVQRLGDAVFIPAGCPHQVRNLKSCTKIALDFVSPENIQQCLSLTEDFRILPVGHRAKEDKLEMNDSQYMGGGAAGSSSGGIQSSTFAPLVDCPHCKVKLVRIQSK; the protein is encoded by the exons ATGACGGCGGTGGAGCTCAGGATCGGGCCGCTGGACTGGGCGATGGATGAGGAGGTGGAGGACGAGAGCCCGGGGGTGGGAGATGAGGATGGCACGGACGAGGACTGGGTTCTCGATATGGAGAGGAAGGGAAGGAGAAAGCGGAATAGGTCCTCGCCTCGGAGACGCCCGAGACCCAAGCGGCGGCGCTCCGCTCCGGCGGTGGCGCCCGAGCCGGCGTCGCCCGGGAAGTCACCGTGGGAGCCATGCCCGGGGACAGCCGAGCCTTCGCCAGAAGAGGGCTTCAATGCTgctgcgacggcggcggcggcggagggagtCAAGGAGGAGGAAGACGAGGAAGACGGGTtgaggaaggaggaaggggagAACGTGGCTCCGAGCACCAGTGGCAGAGGCGGCGGAGGGAGGAAGCCTAGGAGGTCGTGCCACCAGTGCAAGACGGTCAGGAgtccggaggagacgatgatgaTCAGGTGCCAGCGCTGTGTCAAGACGATCTACTGCGTCCGCTGCGTCACGAACAG GTACACGATGATGTCAGTGGACGATGTTAGGGAGCAGTGCCCCTTCTGCCGTGGACTCTGCACCTGTACCCCATGCCTTAACAAGGATAAGCAGCTTGGACTCGAG AGCTTGAGGAAATGCAATAGCAATGTATCATCTAAAAGGGAAAAGAGGCCCACTTCTGCAGGTGTGAAATCACCCCAGGCTCGCAGTGCAGCACCGTGTACTGAAGCAACTGGACTCTCCTTTGTGACGACAAATGGGATGAATAATGTGTCTGCCATGTTGGCTGAGGTGGATACATCAGATGTGAGGGCTGAGGAGGTTGATCCTGAAACAAAACGCAAATATGCCAGCTACCTGTTGCACTACCTGTTGCCATGTTTAACACAACTCAACAAGGACCAGATGGATGAAAGAGAAGCAGAAGCCAAAATTCAAG GATTGCAATTGTCGGAATTGATTGTTGAGAAAGCTGTCTCCTGGAATGATGAGAGGGTGTTCTG TAACAATTGCAGAACGTCAATATTTGATCTACATAGAAGCTGCTCAAGCTGCCCGTACGAGTTATGCATCACTTGTTGTAAGGAGCTCCGTGGAAATTGTCTTAAGATCAATTGTCAGGAGGGACTGATACCTAAGGATAAAAGTAGAGGAGTTGACTATATGCATGGTGGTGATTGTAAGCCACCTAATAATTCAGAAAATGACAGAGAAACAGGTTTGTCTAGTTACCAATCTAAGTCTATCAAGTGGGAAGCTGATCCTGGGGGGACCATTCGTTGCCCTCCATCTGAACTTGGTGGGTGTGGTAACCATGTCCTTGAGTTGAAACAAATTTTTGAAACAGATAGGTTAAGTAAGCTCGAAATGGAGGCATTGCGACTGAGGAACCAGATAGAACCTTCTGATATTATCAGTATAGATATATGTGAATGCTCATGTTCAACTAATCATGCAAGTTCAAGGAAAGCTGCCACCAGAGAGAACTCCACAGATAACTACATATACTGTCCAATATCAGATGATGGTAAGCCAGATGGTCTCAAGCACTTCCAAAAGCACTGGGTGAAAGGAGAGCCTGTAATAGTGCAAGGGGTGCACAATAAAATGAAAGATTTTTgcgttcaaaaaaataaaatgtcTGAATTGAGCTGGGAGCCTGAAAAAATGTGGGCTGAAGTACATGGTGCCAATTCTAGTTCTCAGATGAAAACTGTGAAAACCATCGACTGTATGTCTTGCTGTGAG GTTGAGATATGCGCTGAGGACTTTTTCAATGGGTATTATCATGGTCGGATGTATCTTAATGGTTGGCCTGAAATGCTTAAATTGAAGGATTGGCCTACTTCAGACCATTTTGAAAATATTTTGCCTTCCCACGGAACGACATACATCAATTCTTTGCCTTTTCAACCTTACACAAATTTGAAATCTGGTTTGCTAAATGTCTCTGCATTGCTTCCTGGTGACATCTTAAAGCTTGACATGGGCCCAAAATCATTTATAGCTTATGGCTATGCACAGGAACTCATTAGAGGAGATTCTGTTACAAAGCTTCATTGTGATTTGTCTGATGCG GTTAATGTTTTGATGCATATTGCCGAAGTTGAGCCTTCTGAAGAACAAAAAAAGGGGATAAGAAATTTGAAAATAAGGCATGCAGAACAGGATAAAAAGAAATGTTTGGGGAATTCATCAATAGATGGAAATGAAACAAGCATGGAGCATGCTCATATATCATCAGTTTCCTGCGAGGATGATGAAGCAGGTGCACTATGGGATATTTTCAGGCGGGAGGATGTTGGAAAGCTGAAAGAGTACCTCATAAAACATTCCAAAGAATTTCGCCATATGTACTGTTGTCCAGTTGAAAAG ATATTTAACCCTGTACATGAGGAAAAATTCTATCTGACCAACAAACACAAGAGGGAGCTCAAGAAGGAGTATG GAATCGAGCCATGGACCTTTGTGCAAAGACTTGGAGATGCAGTTTTTATACCTGCTGGGTGTCCTCATCAAGTACGGAATCTAAAG TCTTGCACCAAGATTGCTCTGGATTTTGTATCACCAGAGAACATTCAGCAGTGTCTCAGCTTAACCGAGGATTTCCGAATACTTCCAGTGGGCCACAGGGCAAAAGAAGATAAACTAGAG